Proteins from a genomic interval of Spea bombifrons isolate aSpeBom1 chromosome 4, aSpeBom1.2.pri, whole genome shotgun sequence:
- the TRIP4 gene encoding activating signal cointegrator 1, giving the protein MADLLRWCVGELERSFGLSGSEDIVQYMLSIDNEEEFEEYINDLVQGSDEKKCSFIRELKDRWRKTKQPSNSTSPQTYKKDEACHVQGLLSGELGKKGKRKGRNKLEPLPTQSLVNTTVEEVKTPMDLAKAQAMASLTSTKKKQKYVNLYAKEGQDRLAVLIPGRYPCECLAQKHRLINNCMACGRIVCEQEGSGPCLFCGNLVCTNEEQDILQRDSNKSQKLRKKLLGGAESSLKMDVSSKDLLPRQEIRMKEGLERALQHRDRLLEFDKTSVRRTQVIDDESDYFSSDTNQWLSEAEREAIRRREQELQDLRHASRLSRKVTIDFAGRKVLDEGEDLAEYHKRFDETVQTIKSGTVVPPSRSSREKSDDSVLLNPSVLLPPPLWVDQVSGSHRKKPLIEGTEEHPERSRLRIQDRELQEISDQGMCLSMHQPWASLLVAGIKRVEGRTWYSAHRGRLWIAAAAKRPSTQEISEIEASYRVLLDKDVAFPKDYPTGCLLGCVEVVDCLPLEQFKEQYSSLSQESASPFVFICTNPQELFVKFPMKGQHKIWKLDSKIHQGAKKGLLMRKSRS; this is encoded by the exons ATGGCGGATCTGCTGAGATGGTGTGTGGGGGAGTTGGAAAGATCATTCGGGCTGAGTGGCAGCGAGGACATCGTGCA GTACATGCTGTCCATTGATAATGAAGAAGAATTTGAAGAGTACATTAATGACCTTGTCCAGGGCTCAGATGAGAAAAAGTGTTCTTTTATTCGTGAGTTGAAGGATCGATGGAGGAAGACCAAGCAACCATCCAACTCAACCTCGCCACAGACATACAAGAAAGATG AGGCTTGCCACGTGCAGGGGCTGCTTTCAGGAGAGCTGGGCAAGAAAGGGAAACGAAAAGGCAGGAACAAGCTGGAACCTCTTCCTACACAGTCTTTAGTAAACACAACTGTTGAAGAAGTGAAGACTCCAATGGACTTGGCTAAG gCTCAAGCAATGGCCAGCCTCACATCTACTAAGAAGAAACAAAAGTACGTCAACCTGTATGCCAAAGAGGGTCAGGACAGACTGGCTGTGCTGATCCCTGGACGCTACCCCTGCGAATGCCTGGCCCAGAAACATAGGCTTATCAACAACTGCATGGCTTGTGGACGTATTGTGTGTGAACAGGAGGGCTCTGGGCCTTGTCTCTTCTGTGGGAACTTG GTGTGCACCAATGAAGAACAGGATATTCTGCAGCGAGACTCAAACAAAAGCCAAAAATTACGGAAGAAACTTCTGGGAG GCGCTGAGTCATCCTTAAAAATGGATGTTTCTAGTAAAGACCTTTTACCCCGACAAGAGATAAGAATGAAAGAAGGTTTGGAAAGGGCCTTGCAACATCGGGATAGGCTATTGGAGTTTGATAAAACCAG TGTACGGCGAACTCAAGTGATCGATGACGAGTCTGATTACTTCTCCTCCGATACCAACCAGTGGTTGTCTGAGGCAGAACGTGAGGCAATTCGTAGGAGGGAACAGGAGTTGCAAGATCTACGTCACGCTTCTCGGCTCAGCCGCAAGGTCACCATAGACTTTGCTGGCCGCAAAGTCCTAGATGAGGGAGAGGATCTGGCAGAGTACCACAAGAG GTTCGATGAGACAGTTCAGACTATTAAATCGGGAACAGTGGTGCCACCATCCAGGAGTTCCAGGGAAAAATCAGATGACTCCGTTTTACTAAATCCCAGCGTGTTGCTCCCCCCACCCTTG TGGGTGGATCAGGTTAGTGGCTCACACAGGAAGAAACCCCTCATAGAAGGGACAGAAGAGCACCCAGAAAGGAGCCGGCTGCGCATACAGGACCGGGAGCTGCAGGAGATAAGTGACCAGGGCATGTGTCTGAGCATGCACCAACCTTGGGCTTCCCTATTAGTAGCTGGAATTAAACG GGTGGAGGGCAGGACATGGTACAGTGCTCACAGAGGTCGTCTGTGGATTGCAGCGGCTGCGAAAAGACCTTCCACGCAAGAAATTTCCGAGATTGAAGCTTCATACAGAGTGCTGCTAGACAAAG ATGTGGCCTTTCCCAAAGATTACCCCACTGGATGCCTTTTGGGGTGTGTGGAAGTGGTGGACTGCCTGCCCCTGGAGCAGTTTAAAGAACAG TATTCTTCACTCAGTCAGGAGTCCGCTTCTCCGTTTGTCTTTATTTGCACCAATCCACAAGAACTGTTTGTAAAATTTCCCATGAAAGGTCAACACAAGATCT GGAAGTTGGATTCCAAAATACACCAGGGAGCCAAAAAAGGGTTATTGATGAGAAAAAGCCGGTCATGA